In Halobacteroides halobius DSM 5150, the genomic window AATTGTAATCAATTACTCTTAATTTTTATCCTCTATTTCATCTACAAGTTTTGCTTTAAATTCATCTACTGCAGTTGCTCCTAGATCTCCTTCACGTCTATGACGAACAGACACTGTCTTATCTTCAACTTCATTGTCTCCTACTATTAACATATAAGGGATTTGTTGCACTTGTGCTTCTCTGATTTTATATCCCATTTTTTCTTGTCTGGCATCTACTTCTACCCTAACCCCAGCATCTTCTAACTCTTTTTTAAGATCATAGGCATAATCTAGATGATCATCAGTAATTGGAATTATCTCTGCTTGAACTGGGGCCAACCAGGTTGGGAATGCACCAGCATAATGTTCAATTAAAATTCCCATAAACCGTTCTAGACTGCCATAAATAGCTCTATGAATCATTACAGGACGATGTTCTTCTCCATCTTCGCCAATATAAGTTAAATCAAAACGTTCTGGCATTTGGAAATCAAGTTGAATTGTTCCACACTGCCAAGTACGACCTAAGCAATCTTCAAGTTGAAAGTCAATTTTTGGCCCATAAAAAGCCCCATCTCCTTCATTAACTACATAATCTAAATCATTATCAACTATAGCTTCTCTTAAAGCAGCAGTAGCTTTGGCCCATAATTGATCAGATCCCATTGCTTTATCAGGTCTAGTACTTAACTCTACACTATATTTAAATCCAAATGTACTATAAATAGTATCAACTAATTGAATAACCCCACTTAATTCATCTTTAATTTGATCTGGAAGGCAGAAAATATGGGCATCATCTTGAGTAAAGTTTCTTACTCGCATTAACCCATGTAAAGTTCCAGATAATTCATGGCGATGAACTAATCCTAATTCTCCCATCCTAATTGGTAAATCACGATAACTTCTCATCTTATCTTTATAAACTAAAATACCACCTGGACAATTCATTGGTTTAACAGCATAATTTTCTTCATCAATTTCAGTAAAATACATATCATCACTGTAATGATCCCAATGTCCAGATTGCTCCCATAACTGCTGATTTAAAATAATTGGGGTCTTAATTTCTTCATATCCTGCTTTACGATGTTCTTCCTTCCAAAAATCTATTAATTGGTTTCTAACTACCATTCCTTTAGGATGGAAGAATGGAAAACCTGGCCCTTCATCCTGTAAACTAAATAAGTCAAGCTTTTGTCCTATCTTTCTATGATCTCGTTTTTTAGCTTCTTCTAATCTATTTAAATGTTCCTTTAAACCTTTTTTCTTATAAAAGGCAGTAGCATAAATTCTTTGTAACATATCATTATTTTCATCTCCACGCCAATAAGCACCAGCTACATTCAATAATTTAAAAGCATTTGTCTTTAGCTTACCTGTTGAGGGTAAATGAGGTCCTCGACATAAATCTATAAAATTACCCTGTTGATAAAAACTTACAGTATCATCATCTAAATCCTTAATTAATTCTATCTTATACTCTTCATCTAACTCTTTCATCTTAGCAATTGCTTCTTCTTTAGATACTTCTAAACGTTCAATTTTATAATCTTCTTTAATAATTTCTTTCATTTCAGACTCTATCTTATCAAAATCATGCTCAGATATCTTATCTTCTAGATCAAAATCATAATAAAAACCATCATCAATTGTTGGCCCAATTGCTAAACTTACATCATTATATAATCTCTTTACTGCCTGTGCCATTACATGAGCAGCAGTATGTCGATAAACTTCTAATCCTTCTTTAGAATCAATAGTAATAATTGCTAATTCAACATCTTCTGATATAGCATAATTAATATCAACTGCCTGTCCATCAACCTTTCCTGCTACAGCAGCTTTTCCTAGCCTTGGCCCGATATCAAACGCTACTTCTTTAATAGTAGTTCCTTGGTCATACTTCCTACTAGAACCATCTGGTAAAGTTACTTTCACTTTCTTCATCCTTTTATCCTCCTATATTTTAATTATCATTTTTTATAATAAAACTAAAATAACCTCTCCATCTCTAATTTAGAGACGAAGAGGTCGTGGTTCCACTCTAATTAAATCTATATTAATAACATAGATTTCGCTTAGTATAGATAACGGTTCTCACCGGGCTCCCTTACTTAATAATTGTTCAAGGGCCAACTCAAAGGTGGTTTTCAGTTAATTAACCTTAGGAGACTTCCAGTTTATAATCCCCATTCCCTTTAAAGGCTAAAATTAACATACTCGTCCTTATCAGTGTTATTACGATATTAACTTATCATAATTATACTTCTCCCCAAAACTAATGTCAAGCTTATTTTAGTATTTGATCTACTCAAGTTCATTAAGATCATTCAACTCACAATAATTACATCCCAAACAAATTGAAATCCGATCAGTAAAAATTTTCTTTAAGGTCTTAATTATAGATATCGGCTTATCAAAATGAATAATAATTTCTTTAGGAGCAATACTAATTAAAGCACTAATTAATAAATCTTCATCATGTAATTTATCATCTACCATCTGTAATATATATTCATCTAAAAAAATATTTTCTAGTACAATTCCGTTACTATCTAATAACTGAAAGTTACCATTTTTAGTCTTAATTACATTTACTAATTCATTCTTAGTTGTTTGATTATCAATAAATGATTTAAGCAGATAAATAAATTCTTGATTTTCACGTTCAACCATATAATCCTCTACTGCACCCTCAATAGCCAATTTTAGTTCTGCTAAATAGTCCTTCAGTCTAAATCGAATAAAACCTTCTAGGATGAATTCATCTTCTGACTTAAGATAATCAATAATCTCTAATAAAACTTTATTTTTTCGTTGAATTTTAGAGATGATTTCCTCATTATCTTGACTAACCAAAAAATTAAGTCTATCATATGCCATTTCTAAAATTATTTCTTTTTCTTCAGTAGAAAAATAATTATAATTATTTTTAAGAATTTTATCTAATAAATCACTTTCAAAATAATTAATAATTATATCTGATAAAGCATTAGCAATATACTCTCTGAATATATCTATTGAAAATTGCTCTTCCTCTTTATATTTACATTCGAAAAATACTATATTATTTTCAACAATTCTATTTATTTCAATTTCTATACCATCTTCTCGTAAAAAACCTAATTCAAAATACAATCTCTCTTCTAAATTGTTAATATAATTATTACTTCCAATCCTGACCAAAGTCATTTATCCCTCCCACCTCCTAAAAAACAATACTATAATAGTATATGTATCCTAAAACTATTATATACTCTAAAAGAGAGGGGTAAATGTCAATATTTTTATTTCAAAAACAAAATTCACTTATCCTTTTAGCAAATAATAAAGCTCTCCATTACCTTGGCCCGAAAAAATAAAAAATGACCTTTAACTTAATGTTTAGCTCTTTCTTTAATCTGTTCTATTTTTTCTTTGGATAGTCCACTAGCTTTAACTACCTTATTCATATCTACTCCTGTTTTTAATAGATTTTTGATCATTTCTAACTTACCCTCTTCTATACCTTCTTTCTTACCTTCTTCCTTAGCCGCTTGATAAAGATTAGTCATTTCTTTTGTCACTGTATCTTCACCTCCCAATGATTCCTCTACTTCTCTATAAAAATTAAGTTCTAAATCAGTTGGCAAAAACAAAATCCCATCTAAAAACTCAAAAACATTATATATTTTCTCCTTAGAAAAACCTTTATCTAATAAAAATTTTAATAATTTCTTCTTAAAATTATACCTTACATCTTCTTTTCCCTTACTCTCTAAAGTATATAGACCTGCTAAAATCACCATAGCAATAGGTTACATTTTTTATTACTATTATTATATCAAAATTCATTTGCAATATCTATCCAAATCTCTTGGGCCAACCGCCCTAGGAGGTCTAAATAATTACTCCTTTATTTTACTGGCCAACTACTAAGCTAACAGCATTCTTCATAATCTCTTTCGTCTTCCCACTCCCTTTACTACCCAAAAATAAAAAACACCCAGATGAATTCTAGGTGTTAAGATAATTAACTATTCTATTATCTATCTCATTTTTCTATTAAATTCTTTATTTCTTCTTTCGTTAAATTAGTAAACTTCTCTATCTTTTCAATACTTAACCCATCTTTCAGCATTTCTTTTGCCACTTCTATTTTCTCTTTTTTTCTGCCTTTTTTCTCCCCTTCTTCTAATCCTTCTTCTCTAGCTTCTTTAGCAGCTTCCTGTATATTCGTAATTTGATCATGAATTGCTTTCTGCCTACTCTCATAAATTTCTCTAGTTTCTTCATCATGACTTAATATTTCTAATCTTTCTGCCGCTTCTTTAAGTTCTTTCATTCCCTCCTCAAGCATTTTCATCACCTCACTTTGGGGATTTTTCAAAAATAGTGCCCAAGGAACTAATTTATCTTCTTTACTCTTATTCTCAATATCTTCAACACTTTCAAACTCATCTTCGTCTAACTTAGATAATTCTATAAAGTGGATTTCCTCCAAATCTGTTAATATCTCATTAGTTTCTTTTTCTTTAAGAATATACGCATTATGATATCTATTATTCTTCTTTAAATAAGTAAAATTTAAAATATTTATTGTCACTGTTCGCTCTAATTTATTATACGGATCACCAGATTTCATCTGTGACTCATACAACTTACTCCAATAGTATAAAGTCCTCTTTTTCATATTATATTGATTTTTAAGTTGAATCTCTATATTCACCTTACTATCATTGCTTGTAGTTGCCTTAATATCTAATCGGGAAAATTTATCGTCTTTCCAATCTTTATCTATATCCGGATTATCTATGCTTATATCTACTATTTCTTCCTCAGATTGCTTATTTCCAAATACACTGTTTAAAAAAGCAATTAAAATTTCTTTGTGGTTTTCAGAGCCAAATACCTTTTTAAAAACAAAATCTACTTTAGGATCTAATATATCTTCTGTCATATCTACTTATCCCTCACTATTCTTTATTCTATTATTATTATATCGCACTTTAGCTAAAATTAAAACAACCACACTTATTGAGATAGCATCAATTTTTTATAGATTAATACTTAAAGATTATTTTCCCAATCAAACAATTGCCTTTAAAGCTCTAGTTAAACCTGTTCTTCTTCCTATATTTATGCTAGGTATATTCTTCTTAGGCTGAGCAAACTTCTTTTTTAACTTACTATTTATCGTTTTAGATTCAATCTCTGTTAAAGTTTCTTCTTTTTTTATTTTTTCTTCCTTTCTCAAAAACAATTCTTTCAGTTTTTCTTTATTTCCACCATTAAACTTAAATGCTTGTAATCTAGACATTTGATCAACACCAGTCTTTGACCAAGCCATTGGTCTTGAACTTAATCTATCCGCCAATATATGGCTTATATGTCCCTCAGCACTACAACCAATTGTATCTTTATCTTGGGTATAATTTACTTATCCCATCCCAAAATTATTATGAATATAATAACACGATTTTCTAAGCAAACTCTTTCCCTTCTTACTTTCTTCATTAGATATTAATTCACTAAAAGCTTCTTTAACTAACTTTTTGTCTGATTTCTCTAATCCACCTTAGAGTTTTTCTTTAACTTCCTCATTTTTTCACTTTCAATTTTAATTATATATCACAAGATAAGTAGTCAAAAAATTAAAAAAAGCACCCTTTTAAGGGTACAAAAAATATAAATGGCACGGGAAGCAGGACTTGAACCCGCAACACCTGGATTTGGAGTCCAGTGCTCTGCCAATTGAGCTATTCCCGTACAATATATTAATTTACAATGTACAATTGATAATTGACAATTAAAATCAAAAACACTTAAAAAATATTAGGTTTAATCTTTTTAATTATAAATTCTACATTGTCAACTGTCAATTGATTTTATTGGTGGAGGTGGGGAGATTCGAACTCCCGTCCCCATAGAGTACCCTAGGAGTTTCTACGAGCGTAGCTTATGATTTAGTTTCGCAACTTTACCCCCCATAAGCAGGGTTTAAAATTGCTAGCTTGATAAGTTCACTATCTTCCTACAAGCTTCAGAAAATAGATAGCCTGCTTAATTATGACACTTATAGGCGCCCACAGACAAGACCCCTATAAGCGTAGCGGGTGCGTTACGCAGCCGCTAAAGCGTAATTATTATCGTTTGCAAATAAATTTAAATACTATTAATCTTACGAGTTTAATAGTAATCTCGGCTCGCTTGCTCCCTCATACTCTATAGGTCGATTTCCATGTACACCCCCATAGAATATTCAGAAGCTTTATTAAGTTGGAAATTAATTATACAATATCAATCACTAATTGTCAATTACTAATATCTTTGCCGGTCTTTCAATGCCCGCTGAATCTCACGTTGTGCAGTCTTACGTTTAATATCTTCGCGCTTATCATGAAGATTCTTACCCTCAGCTA contains:
- the thrS gene encoding threonine--tRNA ligase, coding for MKKVKVTLPDGSSRKYDQGTTIKEVAFDIGPRLGKAAVAGKVDGQAVDINYAISEDVELAIITIDSKEGLEVYRHTAAHVMAQAVKRLYNDVSLAIGPTIDDGFYYDFDLEDKISEHDFDKIESEMKEIIKEDYKIERLEVSKEEAIAKMKELDEEYKIELIKDLDDDTVSFYQQGNFIDLCRGPHLPSTGKLKTNAFKLLNVAGAYWRGDENNDMLQRIYATAFYKKKGLKEHLNRLEEAKKRDHRKIGQKLDLFSLQDEGPGFPFFHPKGMVVRNQLIDFWKEEHRKAGYEEIKTPIILNQQLWEQSGHWDHYSDDMYFTEIDEENYAVKPMNCPGGILVYKDKMRSYRDLPIRMGELGLVHRHELSGTLHGLMRVRNFTQDDAHIFCLPDQIKDELSGVIQLVDTIYSTFGFKYSVELSTRPDKAMGSDQLWAKATAALREAIVDNDLDYVVNEGDGAFYGPKIDFQLEDCLGRTWQCGTIQLDFQMPERFDLTYIGEDGEEHRPVMIHRAIYGSLERFMGILIEHYAGAFPTWLAPVQAEIIPITDDHLDYAYDLKKELEDAGVRVEVDARQEKMGYKIREAQVQQIPYMLIVGDNEVEDKTVSVRHRREGDLGATAVDEFKAKLVDEIEDKN
- a CDS encoding Rpn family recombination-promoting nuclease/putative transposase, whose protein sequence is MTEDILDPKVDFVFKKVFGSENHKEILIAFLNSVFGNKQSEEEIVDISIDNPDIDKDWKDDKFSRLDIKATTSNDSKVNIEIQLKNQYNMKKRTLYYWSKLYESQMKSGDPYNKLERTVTINILNFTYLKKNNRYHNAYILKEKETNEILTDLEEIHFIELSKLDEDEFESVEDIENKSKEDKLVPWALFLKNPQSEVMKMLEEGMKELKEAAERLEILSHDEETREIYESRQKAIHDQITNIQEAAKEAREEGLEEGEKKGRKKEKIEVAKEMLKDGLSIEKIEKFTNLTKEEIKNLIEK
- the ytxC gene encoding putative sporulation protein YtxC codes for the protein MTLVRIGSNNYINNLEERLYFELGFLREDGIEIEINRIVENNIVFFECKYKEEEQFSIDIFREYIANALSDIIINYFESDLLDKILKNNYNYFSTEEKEIILEMAYDRLNFLVSQDNEEIISKIQRKNKVLLEIIDYLKSEDEFILEGFIRFRLKDYLAELKLAIEGAVEDYMVERENQEFIYLLKSFIDNQTTKNELVNVIKTKNGNFQLLDSNGIVLENIFLDEYILQMVDDKLHDEDLLISALISIAPKEIIIHFDKPISIIKTLKKIFTDRISICLGCNYCELNDLNELE